From a region of the Candida albicans SC5314 chromosome 1, complete sequence genome:
- the ASR1 gene encoding Asr1p (Heat shock protein; transcript regulated by cAMP, osmotic stress, ciclopirox olamine, ketoconazole; repressed by Cyr1, Ras1; colony morphology-related regulated by Ssn6; stationary phase enriched; Hap43-induced; Spider biofilm induced), whose product MGLTDKLKGIKKDDVDNINSQAGKYAGGKDGQTGTDLAQDKYKQYKAGKTADSAKDSLTGQNQGASSGTSGYGAGAGTGSGAGAAGVGATGADSTNAAYGGTSQSGTGYGSSNTASGHQQGSTHSGSHVDRSSAGGYGSTGYDQQQTSGSYGSGVTGSHGTTGAHDSTGYGSSQTGTHGNAAYGSSQTGTHGATGTHDSTGYGSQTGTHGTTGYGSSQTGTHGASSTHDSTGYGSSQTGSHGTTGYGSSQTGTHGTHGTHDSTGYGSTQSGSHGSTGARGTTTGAHGSSSSGYGSSHTGTAAGAGAGAGYGAATTGSGHGDSSYGQTSTGHGTHSSGSHQGLSSKFKTGVDHLDAKIAQLPEHLQKEAHKEFERGYNDAKKSFKS is encoded by the coding sequence aTGGGTTTAACTGACAAATTAAAAGGAATCAAGAAGGATGATGTTGACAACATCAACAGCCAAGCCGGGAAATATGCCGGTGGCAAAGACGGTCAAACTGGTACTGATCTTGCCCAAGACAAGTATAAGCAATATAAAGCTGGAAAAACTGCTGATAGTGCAAAAGATTCATTGACTGGTCAAAACCAAGGAGCCAGTAGTGGTACTTCTGGATATGGCGCCGGCGCTGGTACTGGTTCTGGTGCTGGTGCTGCTGGTGTTGGCGCTACAGGTGCTGACCTGACCAACGCTGCTTATGGTGGTACTAGTCAATCTGGTACTGGATACGGATCATCAAACACTGCTAGTGGTCATCAACAAGGTTCCACTCATTCTGGTAGTCACGTTGATAGATCCTCTGCTGGTGGATATGGTTCTACTGGATatgatcaacaacaaacaagtGGAAGTTATGGATCTGGCGTTACTGGTTCCCATGGTACTACTGGTGCTCATGATTCTACTGGCTACGGATCTTCTCAAACTGGAACTCACGGTAATGCTGCTTACGGATCTTCTCAAACCGGCACTCATGGTGCTACCGGCACTCACGATTCTACTGGTTATGGTTCTCAAACTGGTACTCATGGTACTACTGGCTATGGATCGTCACAAACTGGTACTCACGGTGCTTCTAGTACACACGACTCTACTGGTTACGGGTCTTCACAAACTGGTTCTCACGGTACCACTGGTTATGGATCATCACAAACAGGTACTCATGGTACTCACGGTACTCATGACTCCACTGGTTACGGATCTACTCAATCTGGCTCCCATGGATCAACTGGTGCCCGTGGTACAACCACTGGTGCTCAtggttcttcttcttctggttATGGATCATCACATACTGGTACAGCTGCTGGTGCTGGTGCTGGTGCAGGATACGGTGCTGCCACCACTGGTAGTGGACATGGCGATTCCAGTTATGGTCAAACTTCTACTGGGCATGGTACCCACTCTTCTGGCAGCCATCAAGGACTTAGttccaaattcaaaacaGGTGTTGACCATCTTGATGCTAAGATTGCACAATTACCAGAACATTTGCAAAAGGAAGCACACAAAGAATTCGAAAGAGGTTACAACGATGCTaagaaatcatttaaatcttAA
- a CDS encoding H(+)-transporting V0 sector ATPase subunit e (Putative vacuolar H+ ATPase subunit e of the V-ATPase V0 subcomplex; added to Assembly 21 based on comparative genome analysis) gives MWVFVYKFEESSADVKKKSKSQNKKGALTQKKKSNLRVINNISCRLKPNSKDTRLSKMSGYSVVAVFIVVVALSCLAWVFAPKENTTVFRSSVILALSMCYLMWAITYLAQLHPLEAPRRSDLRPEPKD, from the exons ATGTGGGTGTTTGTATACAAGTTCGAAGAAAGTTCAGCGgatgtaaaaaaaaaatcaaaatctcaaaacaaaaaaggtGCACTAacgcaaaaaaaaaaatcgaaTTTGAGagttatcaacaatatcagTTGTCGATTAAAACCTAACAGTAAAGATACACGATTATCTAAAATGAGTG GATATTCTGTTGTTGCCGTATTCATAGTAGTTGTTGCCTTATCATGTTTGGCATGGGTGTTTGCACCAAAAGAGAACACAACTGTCTTTAGATCATCAGTAATATTAGCATTGTCAATGTGTTATTTAATGTGGGCAATCACGTATTTAGCTCAGTTACATCCATTGGAAGCCCCAAGAAGATCTGATTTGAGACCAGAACCCAAGGATTAA
- the VPS23 gene encoding ubiquitin-binding ESCRT-I subunit protein (ESCRT I protein sorting complex protein; involved in proteolytic activation of Rim101, which regulates pH response; ortholog of S. cerevisiae Stp22/Vps23) produces the protein MVSQQVSNWLFNVIQPSYEHKKEVYAHVFQFLQLHLKKNLNFKIRTQIYTSSGSGEPNLLINLFGTIQINEQIGTPIEIWVPFAYPYVDYENKGAPIVYIVPDHSKGWYLKPNNNVDTQGMFYHPYLTRWHRECLRSNPDSLNMFSLVELANVIYRSVTTDSPIASKPPGITNTPQKPAKVPLDFNSISTEQPLNLHQLNTEQPAVIPVQTTGPPLPAKPPKAQNDIHSSTPLKYQAPLPLPHEAEKFNYPQERTSSPLPPLGFINQQPSRSPAIASAVPHTMTPPQPSPPVDLIDGENPLSETNTGVTNLTHELYSKINHFLSEEEKTIKDVNEKTMKIKVLYEQLNHYYSSALKNSSFLDDIVSQLTSKVRDLTQLNQELGVVNELNHQSQDSIAISSTKKIPLDEIVIADSPMIDTLYKVSAEINSITDTINLISGNFHNEQEIVNEKSFDSCLKTTRKMGRELFWLHFIKSEIGNKLQ, from the coding sequence ATGGTCTCCCAACAGGTCTCTAATTGGCTTTTCAATGTAATTCAACCACTGTATGAACATAAGAAAGAAGTGTATGCTCatgttttccaatttttacAACTacatttgaagaaaaatcttaattttaaaattagaACGCAAATCTACACCTCGAGTGGGTCAGGAGAGCCTAATCTATTGATAAACTTGTTTGGCACAATTCAGATCAATGAACAAATTGGCACACCAATTGAAATCTGGGTACCTTTTGCATATCCTTATGTTGATTATGAGAACAAAGGTGCACCTATAGTTTATATTGTTCCTGACCACAGTAAAGGTTGGTACTtaaaaccaaataataatgttgatACACAAGGGATGTTTTACCACCCCTATTTGACAAGGTGGCACAGAGAATGCTTGCGATCGAATCCAGATTCTCTAAACATGTTCAGTTTGGTAGAATTGGCAAATGTGATTTACCGAAGCGTTACTACGGATTCCCCAATAGCCTCCAAGCCTCCAGGCATTACTAATACTCCCCAGAAGCCCGCAAAAGTGCCACTTGATTTTAATAGCATTTCAACAGAACAGCCATTGAATTTgcatcaattgaatacaGAGCAACCGGCAGTAATACCCGTACAGACCACTGGTCCTCCATTACCTGCAAAACCCCCAAAAGCACAGAATGATATTCATAGTTCCACACCATTGAAGTATCAAGCGCCGTTGCCATTGCCACATGAAGCTGAGAAATTTAATTATCCGCAAGAAAGAACGTCATCTCCATTGCCTCCATTAGGATTCATAAATCAACAGCCTAGTCGTTCCCCTGCAATTGCTTCTGCCGTTCCCCATACCATGACACCGCCACAGCCATCACCACcagttgatttaattgatggtGAAAATCCATTGTCTGAAACCAATACTGGTGTCACTAACTTGACGCATGAACTATATTCTAAAATTAATCATTTCTTAAGTGAAGAAGAGAAAACCATCAAAGATGTGAACGAGAAAACCATGAAAATTAAAGTATTATACGAGCAGTTGAATCATTATTACAGTCTGGCCCTTAAAAACTCAAGTTTTTTGGATGATATTGTAAGTCAGCTTACATCTAAAGTGAGAGATTTAACACAATTAAACCAAGAGTTGGGTGTGGTTAATGAGCTTAATCATCAGTCACAAGACAGTATCGCCATTAGCTCTACTAAAAAGATTCCCTTGGATGAGATTGTTATTGCTGATCTGCCAATGATTGATACCCTATACAAGGTTAGTGCCGAAATTAATAGCATTACAGATActataaatttgatatcTGGAAATTTCCATAACGAACAAGAGATTGTTAACGAGAAAAGCTTCGACTCTTGTCTTAAAACAACACGGAAAATGGGTAGAGAACTTTTTTGGCTTCATTTTATAAAGTCTGAAATAGGAAACAAGCTTCAGTAA
- the SFT2 gene encoding Sft2p (Putative membrane protein; transcript regulated by Mig1; Spider biofilm induced) — protein sequence MSTESENVFRQSFRNWNDRSNRTTTSSTSNRPVLSEWTDYFKTGANDLYNRLPSSVQDIGATNNNVQEPSWYNLSRLERLIGFGCCLGASVLCFVLCFFMLPVLALRPRKFGLLWTGGSVLFVVSFGVLQGPYNYVRHLLSRDRILFTGVFFSSVFLTIYSACILKSSILTIFTSIIEILAVLYYTLSYFPFGATTLTFFTSYVVGYVGGLIGGVIF from the coding sequence ATGTCGACTGAGTCTGAAAATGTGTTCAGGCAACTGTTCAGAAACTGGAATGACCGGTCGAATAGAACTACTACATCATCTACTTCAAACAGACCTGTCCTATCCGAATGGACAGATTATTTTAAAACTGGGGCAAACGATCTATACAACCGATTACCTTCATCGGTTCAGGATATAGGTGCCACAAACAATAATGTACAAGAGCCATCATGGTACAATTTGTCAAGACTAGAGAGATTAATTGGTTTTGGGTGTTGTCTTGGAGCATCTGTGTTATGCTTTGTGTTGTGTTTCTTCATGTTGCCGGTTTTGGCATTAAGACCAAGAAAATTTGGTTTGTTATGGACTGGAGGATCTGTACTTTTTGTTGTATCATTTGGTGTTTTACAGGGGCCATATAATTACGTTCGACATTTACTTTCTAGAGATCGGATATTGTTTACAGGGGTATTCTTTTCATCTGTGTTTTTAACAATTTACTCGGCCtgtattttgaaaagtaGTATTTTAACCATTTTCACTAGTATAATAGAGATATTGGCTGTTTTATATTACACATTGAGTTACTTCCCCTTTGGAGCAACAACTTTGACGTTTTTCACTAGCTATGTTGTTGGGTATGTCGGGGGATTGATTGGAGGGGTAATATTTTGA
- the HNT1 gene encoding adenosine 5'-monophosphoramidase (Protein with similarity to protein kinase C inhibitor-I; protein level decreases in stationary phase cultures) yields the protein MASHASCIFCKIIKGEIPSFKLIETAKTYSFLDIQPIAEAHVLIIPKHHGAKLHNIPDDYLSDILPVVKKLTKVLKLDENNTPEGEGYNVLQNNGRIAHQVVDHVHFHLIPKKDEATGLGVGWPAEATDFDKLGKLHEKLKEELAKVDNEKL from the coding sequence ATGGCTTCTCATGCTTCCTGTATATTCTGTAAAATTATCAAAGGTGAAATTCCTTCTTTCAAGTTAATTGAAACTGCAAAGACTTATTCCTTCTTGGACATTCAACCAATTGCTGAAGCCCACGTTTTAATTATCCCTAAACACCATGGGGCAAAGTTGCACAACATTCCAGACGACTACCTTAGTGACATTTTACCAGTTgtcaaaaaattgacaaaagTCTTGAAATTGGACGAAAATAATACTCCAGAAGGTGAAGGTTATAACGTTTTACAGAACAACGGAAGAATTGCTCATCAAGTTGTTGATCACGTTCACTTCCATTTGATTCCTAAAAAGGATGAGGCTACAGGTTTAGGTGTTGGTTGGCCTGCTGAAGCCactgattttgataaattaggAAAATTGCATGAGAAATTAAAGGAAGAATTGGCTAAGGtagataatgaaaaattataa